A part of Phoenix dactylifera cultivar Barhee BC4 chromosome 2, palm_55x_up_171113_PBpolish2nd_filt_p, whole genome shotgun sequence genomic DNA contains:
- the LOC103717429 gene encoding SKP1-like protein 21 isoform X2: MSESEMAIIKPEAMKSYVWLQCTDGSIQQVEEEVAMFCPMICREILQTGMGSSKNYAISLPERVNPPILSLILDYCRFHQVPGRSNKERKTFDEKFIRIDTKRLCELTSAADSLQLKPLVDLTSRALARMIEGKTPEEIRETFHLPDDLTEEEKLEPLKNTNDDLRIRLLNRLYAKKRKELKERQKQKDVEVEEPQKDERSVDEILSFINGDGDSKSAKAAKNKKKNRRKKDQPKDPSRIESEKSHKKDALTLSMGRSEPGGSNSPSPSRAEDAFPTRVDFEDGDIDDELDPAMKEELDREVEDFARRLNSDWPERMQEILSLSQERRAVPNLMNGNGSLQRYTGNRRQ; this comes from the exons ATGTCAGAAAGTGAGATGGCAATTATCAAACCAGAG GCTATGAAGTCTTATGTCTGGCTCCAATGTACTGATGGATCAATCCAGCAAGTTGAGGAGGAGGTTGCTATGTTCTGCCCCATGATATGTCGAGAAATACTTCAGACGGGCATGGGATCTTCTAAGAATTATGCCATTTCTTTACCAGAAAGAGTTAACCCACCCATACTTAGCTTGATTCTTGATTATTGTCGCTTTCATCAGGTTCCAGGCCGCTCTAACAAG GAGCGAAAAACTTTCGATGAGAAATTCATCAGGATAGATACCAAAAGATTATGCGAGTTGACTTCTGCAGCTGACAGCCTGCAGCTAAAGCCTTTGGTTGATCTCACTAGTCGAGCGCTTGCCCGCATGATTGAAGGAAAAACACCCGAGGAAATTCGTGAGACTTTTCATTTGCCAGATGATCTTACCGAG GAAGAGAAGTTAGAGCCACTGAAAAATACTAATGATGATTTACGGATCAGGCTACTAAATCGACTATatgctaaaaaaagaaaagaactgaAGGAGCGTCAGAAACAAAAG GATGTGGAAGTTGAAGAACCGCAAAAAGATGAGCGTTCAGTTGATGAAATATTATCTTTTATAAATGGAGATGGAG ACTCAAAGAGCGCTAAAGCTGctaagaataaaaagaaaaataggaggAAAAAAGATCAACCAAAGGATCCTTCTAGAATTGAGTCTGAGAAATCGCACAAGAAG GATGCATTGACTCTTTCTATGGGAAGAAGTGAACCTGGTGGTAGTAATTCTCCTAGTCCAAGTCGGGCTGAAGATGCTTTTCCAACGAGGGTTGATTTTGAAGATGGTGATATAGACGACGAGTTAGATCCTGCAATGAAGGAAGAGCTGGACAG AGAAGTGGAAGATTTTGCTAGGAGATTGAACTCTGATTGGCCTGAGAGAATGCAAGAAATTTTATCTTTAAGCCAAGAAAGAAGGGCTGTTCCAAATTTAATGAATGGGAATGGGTCCCTTCAAAGATACACAG
- the LOC103717429 gene encoding SKP1-like protein 21 isoform X1, whose amino-acid sequence MSESEMAIIKPEAMKSYVWLQCTDGSIQQVEEEVAMFCPMICREILQTGMGSSKNYAISLPERVNPPILSLILDYCRFHQVPGRSNKERKTFDEKFIRIDTKRLCELTSAADSLQLKPLVDLTSRALARMIEGKTPEEIRETFHLPDDLTEEEKLEPLKNTNDDLRIRLLNRLYAKKRKELKERQKQKDVEVEEPQKDERSVDEILSFINGDGDSKSAKAAKNKKKNRRKKDQPKDPSRIESEKSHKKDALTLSMGRSEPGGSNSPSPSRAEDAFPTRVDFEDGDIDDELDPAMKEELDREVEDFARRLNSDWPERMQEILSLSQERRAVPNLMNGNGSLQRYTEFDICHLVE is encoded by the exons ATGTCAGAAAGTGAGATGGCAATTATCAAACCAGAG GCTATGAAGTCTTATGTCTGGCTCCAATGTACTGATGGATCAATCCAGCAAGTTGAGGAGGAGGTTGCTATGTTCTGCCCCATGATATGTCGAGAAATACTTCAGACGGGCATGGGATCTTCTAAGAATTATGCCATTTCTTTACCAGAAAGAGTTAACCCACCCATACTTAGCTTGATTCTTGATTATTGTCGCTTTCATCAGGTTCCAGGCCGCTCTAACAAG GAGCGAAAAACTTTCGATGAGAAATTCATCAGGATAGATACCAAAAGATTATGCGAGTTGACTTCTGCAGCTGACAGCCTGCAGCTAAAGCCTTTGGTTGATCTCACTAGTCGAGCGCTTGCCCGCATGATTGAAGGAAAAACACCCGAGGAAATTCGTGAGACTTTTCATTTGCCAGATGATCTTACCGAG GAAGAGAAGTTAGAGCCACTGAAAAATACTAATGATGATTTACGGATCAGGCTACTAAATCGACTATatgctaaaaaaagaaaagaactgaAGGAGCGTCAGAAACAAAAG GATGTGGAAGTTGAAGAACCGCAAAAAGATGAGCGTTCAGTTGATGAAATATTATCTTTTATAAATGGAGATGGAG ACTCAAAGAGCGCTAAAGCTGctaagaataaaaagaaaaataggaggAAAAAAGATCAACCAAAGGATCCTTCTAGAATTGAGTCTGAGAAATCGCACAAGAAG GATGCATTGACTCTTTCTATGGGAAGAAGTGAACCTGGTGGTAGTAATTCTCCTAGTCCAAGTCGGGCTGAAGATGCTTTTCCAACGAGGGTTGATTTTGAAGATGGTGATATAGACGACGAGTTAGATCCTGCAATGAAGGAAGAGCTGGACAG AGAAGTGGAAGATTTTGCTAGGAGATTGAACTCTGATTGGCCTGAGAGAATGCAAGAAATTTTATCTTTAAGCCAAGAAAGAAGGGCTGTTCCAAATTTAATGAATGGGAATGGGTCCCTTCAAAGATACACAG
- the LOC103717429 gene encoding SKP1-like protein 21 isoform X3, with amino-acid sequence MSESEMAIIKPEAMKSYVWLQCTDGSIQQVEEEVAMFCPMICREILQTGMGSSKNYAISLPERVNPPILSLILDYCRFHQVPGRSNKERKTFDEKFIRIDTKRLCELTSAADSLQLKPLVDLTSRALARMIEGKTPEEIRETFHLPDDLTEEEKLEPLKNTNDDLRIRLLNRLYAKKRKELKERQKQKDVEVEEPQKDERSVDEILSFINGDGDSKSAKAAKNKKKNRRKKDQPKDPSRIESEKSHKKDALTLSMGRSEPGGSNSPSPSRAEDAFPTRVDFEDGDIDDELDPAMKEELDREVEDFARRLNSDWPERMQEILSLSQERRAVPNLMNGNGSLQRYTGLDRR; translated from the exons ATGTCAGAAAGTGAGATGGCAATTATCAAACCAGAG GCTATGAAGTCTTATGTCTGGCTCCAATGTACTGATGGATCAATCCAGCAAGTTGAGGAGGAGGTTGCTATGTTCTGCCCCATGATATGTCGAGAAATACTTCAGACGGGCATGGGATCTTCTAAGAATTATGCCATTTCTTTACCAGAAAGAGTTAACCCACCCATACTTAGCTTGATTCTTGATTATTGTCGCTTTCATCAGGTTCCAGGCCGCTCTAACAAG GAGCGAAAAACTTTCGATGAGAAATTCATCAGGATAGATACCAAAAGATTATGCGAGTTGACTTCTGCAGCTGACAGCCTGCAGCTAAAGCCTTTGGTTGATCTCACTAGTCGAGCGCTTGCCCGCATGATTGAAGGAAAAACACCCGAGGAAATTCGTGAGACTTTTCATTTGCCAGATGATCTTACCGAG GAAGAGAAGTTAGAGCCACTGAAAAATACTAATGATGATTTACGGATCAGGCTACTAAATCGACTATatgctaaaaaaagaaaagaactgaAGGAGCGTCAGAAACAAAAG GATGTGGAAGTTGAAGAACCGCAAAAAGATGAGCGTTCAGTTGATGAAATATTATCTTTTATAAATGGAGATGGAG ACTCAAAGAGCGCTAAAGCTGctaagaataaaaagaaaaataggaggAAAAAAGATCAACCAAAGGATCCTTCTAGAATTGAGTCTGAGAAATCGCACAAGAAG GATGCATTGACTCTTTCTATGGGAAGAAGTGAACCTGGTGGTAGTAATTCTCCTAGTCCAAGTCGGGCTGAAGATGCTTTTCCAACGAGGGTTGATTTTGAAGATGGTGATATAGACGACGAGTTAGATCCTGCAATGAAGGAAGAGCTGGACAG AGAAGTGGAAGATTTTGCTAGGAGATTGAACTCTGATTGGCCTGAGAGAATGCAAGAAATTTTATCTTTAAGCCAAGAAAGAAGGGCTGTTCCAAATTTAATGAATGGGAATGGGTCCCTTCAAAGATACACAG
- the LOC103717429 gene encoding SKP1-like protein 21 isoform X4: MKSYVWLQCTDGSIQQVEEEVAMFCPMICREILQTGMGSSKNYAISLPERVNPPILSLILDYCRFHQVPGRSNKERKTFDEKFIRIDTKRLCELTSAADSLQLKPLVDLTSRALARMIEGKTPEEIRETFHLPDDLTEEEKLEPLKNTNDDLRIRLLNRLYAKKRKELKERQKQKDVEVEEPQKDERSVDEILSFINGDGDSKSAKAAKNKKKNRRKKDQPKDPSRIESEKSHKKDALTLSMGRSEPGGSNSPSPSRAEDAFPTRVDFEDGDIDDELDPAMKEELDREVEDFARRLNSDWPERMQEILSLSQERRAVPNLMNGNGSLQRYTEFDICHLVE, translated from the exons ATGAAGTCTTATGTCTGGCTCCAATGTACTGATGGATCAATCCAGCAAGTTGAGGAGGAGGTTGCTATGTTCTGCCCCATGATATGTCGAGAAATACTTCAGACGGGCATGGGATCTTCTAAGAATTATGCCATTTCTTTACCAGAAAGAGTTAACCCACCCATACTTAGCTTGATTCTTGATTATTGTCGCTTTCATCAGGTTCCAGGCCGCTCTAACAAG GAGCGAAAAACTTTCGATGAGAAATTCATCAGGATAGATACCAAAAGATTATGCGAGTTGACTTCTGCAGCTGACAGCCTGCAGCTAAAGCCTTTGGTTGATCTCACTAGTCGAGCGCTTGCCCGCATGATTGAAGGAAAAACACCCGAGGAAATTCGTGAGACTTTTCATTTGCCAGATGATCTTACCGAG GAAGAGAAGTTAGAGCCACTGAAAAATACTAATGATGATTTACGGATCAGGCTACTAAATCGACTATatgctaaaaaaagaaaagaactgaAGGAGCGTCAGAAACAAAAG GATGTGGAAGTTGAAGAACCGCAAAAAGATGAGCGTTCAGTTGATGAAATATTATCTTTTATAAATGGAGATGGAG ACTCAAAGAGCGCTAAAGCTGctaagaataaaaagaaaaataggaggAAAAAAGATCAACCAAAGGATCCTTCTAGAATTGAGTCTGAGAAATCGCACAAGAAG GATGCATTGACTCTTTCTATGGGAAGAAGTGAACCTGGTGGTAGTAATTCTCCTAGTCCAAGTCGGGCTGAAGATGCTTTTCCAACGAGGGTTGATTTTGAAGATGGTGATATAGACGACGAGTTAGATCCTGCAATGAAGGAAGAGCTGGACAG AGAAGTGGAAGATTTTGCTAGGAGATTGAACTCTGATTGGCCTGAGAGAATGCAAGAAATTTTATCTTTAAGCCAAGAAAGAAGGGCTGTTCCAAATTTAATGAATGGGAATGGGTCCCTTCAAAGATACACAG